The following proteins are encoded in a genomic region of Kosakonia oryzae:
- a CDS encoding zinc-binding alcohol dehydrogenase family protein, whose protein sequence is MKAIAITRAAQGSSNLDFLSDIELPQPQASGHDLLVEVKAVSVNPVDTKVRAGFNADTPRVLGWDAVGVVKAVGQAVTLFQPGDEVWYAGALTRPGSNSEYQLVDERIVAHKPKTLDNAQAAALPLTAITAWEMLFDRLGINENGNEGDVLLIVGAAGGVGSIMTQLARKLTRLTVIGTASRPASQQWVKELGAHHVIDHSKPLTEELARIGIAQVTHVASLNNTQEHYQQLINALQPQGKLALIDDPESLDALPLKVKSISLHWEFMFTRSMFTTRDIIEQHNLLTRVAQLIDQDVLKTTLGEHFGTINAANLRKAHALLESQRAVGKIVLEGFAG, encoded by the coding sequence ATGAAAGCAATCGCCATTACCCGCGCTGCGCAGGGTAGCAGTAATCTGGATTTCCTCAGTGATATTGAGCTGCCGCAACCGCAGGCCAGCGGCCACGATCTGCTGGTCGAAGTGAAAGCCGTATCCGTCAACCCGGTTGATACCAAAGTTCGTGCCGGGTTTAATGCCGATACCCCGCGCGTACTGGGTTGGGACGCCGTGGGCGTGGTCAAAGCCGTTGGTCAGGCGGTAACGCTGTTTCAGCCGGGCGATGAAGTGTGGTATGCGGGCGCGTTGACCCGTCCGGGCAGCAATAGCGAATATCAACTGGTTGATGAGCGCATTGTGGCGCACAAACCGAAAACACTGGATAACGCCCAGGCAGCGGCGCTACCGCTGACCGCTATCACCGCATGGGAAATGCTGTTTGACCGGCTTGGCATCAATGAAAACGGCAACGAAGGTGACGTGTTGTTGATCGTGGGTGCGGCGGGCGGCGTAGGTTCCATCATGACGCAACTGGCGCGTAAACTGACCCGCCTGACGGTTATCGGCACTGCATCGCGCCCTGCCAGCCAACAGTGGGTGAAAGAGCTGGGTGCGCATCATGTGATTGATCACAGCAAACCGCTGACCGAAGAGCTGGCGCGGATTGGCATTGCGCAGGTGACACACGTCGCCAGCCTGAACAATACCCAGGAGCACTACCAGCAGCTGATTAATGCGCTGCAACCGCAGGGTAAGCTGGCGCTGATTGACGATCCGGAAAGCCTGGATGCGTTGCCGCTGAAGGTGAAAAGCATCTCTCTGCACTGGGAATTTATGTTTACCCGTTCGATGTTCACCACCCGCGATATTATCGAGCAGCACAACCTGCTTACCCGCGTGGCGCAGTTGATTGATCAGGATGTGCTGAAAACCACGCTCGGCGAGCATTTTGGCACTATTAATGCCGCGAATTTACGTAAAGCGCATGCGTTGCTGGAAAGCCAACGTGCCGTCGGCAAGATTGTGCTGGAAGGCTTTGCTGGCTAA
- a CDS encoding sugar ABC transporter permease, with protein sequence MAKSQSIRREKWIRLSLSWLVIALVSLIIIYPLVWTVGASLNAGNSLLSTSIIPENLSFQHYADLFNGQVNYLTWYWNSMKISLLTMILTLISVSFTAYAFSRFRFKGRQNGLMLFLLLQMIPQFSALIAIFVLSQLLGLINSHMALVLIYVAGMIPMNTYLMKGYLDAIPRDLDESARMDGASNFRIFIEIIMPLSKPIVAVVALFSFTGPLGDFILSSTILRTPDKYTLPIGLYNLVAQKMGASYTTYAAGAVLIAVPVAILYLALQKYFVSGLTSGSTKG encoded by the coding sequence ATGGCTAAATCACAAAGTATCCGCCGCGAGAAGTGGATCCGCCTGTCGCTCTCCTGGCTGGTTATCGCGCTGGTATCGCTGATCATTATCTACCCGCTGGTGTGGACGGTCGGCGCGTCGCTGAATGCCGGTAACAGCCTGCTCAGCACCTCGATCATCCCGGAGAACCTCTCATTCCAGCACTATGCCGATCTGTTTAACGGCCAGGTGAACTACCTCACCTGGTACTGGAATTCAATGAAGATCAGCCTGTTGACGATGATACTGACCTTAATCAGCGTCAGCTTTACCGCCTACGCTTTTTCGCGCTTTCGTTTTAAGGGGCGGCAGAATGGTCTGATGCTGTTTTTGCTGTTGCAGATGATCCCGCAGTTTTCTGCGCTGATCGCCATCTTCGTGCTGTCGCAACTGCTGGGTTTGATCAACAGCCATATGGCGCTGGTGCTGATCTACGTGGCCGGAATGATCCCGATGAACACTTACCTGATGAAAGGCTATCTCGATGCCATCCCGCGCGATCTGGATGAGTCTGCGCGCATGGACGGCGCCAGCAACTTCCGCATCTTTATCGAGATTATCATGCCGCTGTCGAAGCCGATTGTGGCGGTAGTGGCGTTGTTCTCCTTCACCGGGCCGCTGGGGGATTTCATCCTCTCCAGCACCATTTTGCGCACTCCGGACAAATACACGCTGCCGATTGGCCTCTACAACCTGGTAGCGCAAAAAATGGGTGCCAGTTACACCACCTATGCGGCGGGCGCGGTATTGATCGCCGTGCCGGTGGCCATTCTCTACCTTGCCTTACAAAAATACTTCGTCTCCGGCCTGACCTCCGGCAGCACCAAAGGATAA
- a CDS encoding beta-galactosidase: MNKFAPLSPKVVSLLHGADYNPEQWENYPGIIDSDIAMMKQANCNVMSVGIFSWSKLEPREGEFNFAWLDSVIEKLYAAGIHIFLATPSGARPAWMSQKYPQVLRVGRDRVPALHGGRHNHCMTSPIYREKTLKINTLLAERYAQHPAVLGWHISNEYGGECHCDLCQQKFRDWLQARYQTLENLNHAWWSDFWSHTYSDWSQIQSPSPQGEVSIHGLNLDWRRFNTAQVADFCRHEIAPLKAVNAQLPVTTNFMEYFYDYDYWQLAPALDFISWDSYPMWHRDKDETQLACYTAMYHDMMRTLKGGKPFVLMESTPSVTNWQPTSKVKKPGMHILSSLQAVAHGADSVQYFQWRKSRGSVEKFHGAVIDHVGHLDTRVGREVCALGEMLAILTPVMGCRTDARVAIIFDQQNRWALDDAEGPRNKGMEYEKTVNEHYRPFWEKGIAVDVINADADLSRYQLVIAPMLYMVREGFAERAEAFVAAGGHLVTSYWTGVVNESDLCYLGGFPGPLRKLVGIWAEEIDCLDDNERNLVQGLAGNEAGLQGPYQARHLCELIHAESAKPLATYRDDFYAGRPAVTVNQFGKGKAWHVASRNDLAFQRDFFASIIGELALPRAVEQDFPPGVVATARTDGETTFVFIQNFSAQQQTITLPPGYQDCLSAATVSGSLVLTPWDCRVVSRQA; this comes from the coding sequence ATGAATAAATTTGCGCCTTTAAGCCCGAAGGTTGTCTCGCTATTGCATGGCGCGGACTATAATCCGGAGCAATGGGAGAATTACCCCGGCATTATTGATAGCGATATTGCCATGATGAAACAGGCAAATTGCAATGTCATGTCGGTCGGGATATTTAGCTGGTCGAAGCTGGAGCCGCGGGAAGGTGAATTTAATTTCGCCTGGCTCGATTCGGTGATTGAGAAATTATATGCGGCGGGAATTCATATTTTCCTCGCTACGCCGAGCGGCGCGCGGCCCGCCTGGATGTCGCAGAAATACCCGCAAGTGCTGCGCGTCGGGCGCGATCGCGTGCCGGCGCTGCACGGCGGGCGGCATAACCACTGCATGACATCGCCGATCTACCGGGAAAAAACACTGAAAATCAATACGCTGCTGGCTGAGCGCTATGCGCAGCATCCGGCGGTACTCGGCTGGCATATTTCCAACGAGTACGGCGGTGAATGTCACTGCGATTTGTGCCAGCAAAAATTCCGCGACTGGCTGCAAGCCCGCTATCAGACGTTGGAAAACCTCAATCACGCCTGGTGGAGTGATTTCTGGAGCCACACTTACAGCGACTGGTCGCAAATTCAGTCGCCGTCGCCGCAGGGCGAAGTGTCGATCCACGGTCTGAATCTCGACTGGCGGCGCTTTAATACCGCGCAAGTTGCCGATTTCTGCCGCCACGAAATCGCGCCATTGAAAGCCGTGAATGCGCAGCTTCCGGTGACCACCAACTTTATGGAGTATTTCTACGATTACGACTACTGGCAGCTCGCGCCAGCGCTCGACTTTATCTCCTGGGATAGCTATCCGATGTGGCACCGGGACAAAGACGAAACGCAGCTCGCCTGCTATACCGCGATGTATCACGACATGATGCGCACGCTGAAAGGCGGCAAGCCGTTTGTGCTGATGGAATCCACACCGAGCGTCACCAACTGGCAGCCGACCAGCAAAGTGAAAAAGCCGGGGATGCATATTCTGTCGTCCTTACAGGCGGTGGCGCACGGCGCGGATTCGGTGCAGTACTTCCAGTGGCGGAAAAGTCGCGGCTCGGTTGAGAAGTTCCACGGCGCGGTGATCGACCATGTTGGTCACCTGGATACCCGCGTCGGGCGCGAAGTGTGCGCGCTGGGCGAGATGCTGGCAATACTCACGCCGGTAATGGGCTGTCGCACTGATGCGCGCGTGGCGATCATTTTCGACCAGCAAAACCGCTGGGCGCTGGATGATGCCGAAGGCCCGCGCAATAAGGGGATGGAGTACGAAAAAACGGTTAATGAGCACTATCGCCCGTTCTGGGAAAAGGGCATCGCGGTGGATGTCATTAACGCCGACGCGGATCTGAGCCGTTATCAACTGGTGATCGCGCCCATGCTCTATATGGTGCGCGAGGGCTTTGCCGAACGCGCCGAAGCGTTTGTCGCGGCGGGCGGGCATCTGGTCACTTCCTACTGGACCGGCGTGGTAAACGAAAGCGATCTCTGCTATCTCGGCGGTTTCCCTGGTCCGCTGCGCAAACTGGTGGGTATCTGGGCGGAGGAGATCGACTGCCTGGACGACAATGAACGCAATCTGGTGCAGGGGCTGGCGGGTAACGAGGCCGGGTTACAGGGGCCGTACCAGGCGCGTCATTTGTGTGAACTGATCCATGCCGAGAGCGCCAAACCGCTGGCCACTTACCGGGATGATTTCTACGCCGGACGCCCGGCGGTCACGGTCAATCAGTTCGGCAAAGGTAAGGCGTGGCATGTCGCTTCACGCAACGATCTGGCCTTCCAGCGCGATTTCTTCGCCAGCATTATTGGTGAGCTGGCGCTGCCGCGCGCCGTTGAGCAGGATTTCCCGCCGGGCGTGGTGGCTACCGCGCGTACCGACGGCGAAACTACGTTTGTCTTTATCCAGAACTTCAGCGCCCAGCAACAGACGATTACGCTGCCGCCAGGTTACCAGGATTGTCTGTCGGCCGCGACCGTCAGCGGCTCGCTGGTGCTGACGCCGTGGGATTGTCGCGTTGTTAGCCGCCAGGCATAA
- the apbC gene encoding iron-sulfur cluster carrier protein ApbC: MSSQSPAKSPEALRAIVSGTLANFQHPTLKHNLTALKAMHHVAWLDDTLHIELVMPFVWRTAFEELKAQCSAELLRITEARAIDWKLSHNIATLKRVKNQPGVNGVKNIIAVSSGKGGVGKSSTAVNLALALAAEGAKVGILDADIYGPSIPLMLGAEHERPTSPDGTHMAPIMAHGLATNSIGYLVTDDNAMVWRGPMASKALLQLLQESMWPDLDYLVLDMPPGTGDIQLTLAQNIPVTGAVVVTTPQDIALIDAKKGIVMFEKVEVPVLGIVENMSMHICSNCGHHEPIFGTGGAEKLAEQYHTQLLGQLPLHITLREDLDKGTPTVVSRPDSEFTAIYRNLADRVAAQLYWQGEVIPGDIAFRAV, from the coding sequence ATGAGTTCGCAATCCCCGGCCAAATCCCCGGAAGCTTTGCGCGCCATAGTTTCGGGAACATTGGCCAATTTTCAGCACCCAACCCTGAAGCATAACCTCACGGCGTTAAAAGCCATGCACCATGTTGCGTGGCTGGATGACACCCTGCATATCGAACTGGTGATGCCTTTCGTCTGGCGTACCGCGTTTGAAGAGTTAAAAGCGCAGTGCAGCGCGGAGCTGCTGCGCATTACCGAAGCGCGCGCCATCGACTGGAAGCTGTCGCACAACATCGCCACCCTGAAACGCGTGAAGAATCAGCCTGGCGTCAACGGCGTGAAAAATATCATTGCGGTCAGCTCCGGCAAAGGCGGGGTAGGGAAGTCCTCCACGGCGGTAAACCTGGCGCTGGCGCTGGCGGCGGAAGGGGCGAAAGTCGGTATTCTGGATGCGGACATCTACGGCCCGTCTATTCCGCTGATGCTGGGCGCAGAACATGAACGCCCGACCTCGCCGGACGGAACGCATATGGCACCGATCATGGCGCATGGCCTGGCGACCAACTCTATCGGTTATCTGGTCACCGACGATAACGCCATGGTGTGGCGCGGCCCGATGGCCAGCAAAGCGCTGCTGCAACTGTTGCAGGAATCGATGTGGCCGGATCTGGATTATCTGGTGCTGGATATGCCGCCAGGCACCGGGGATATCCAGTTAACGCTGGCGCAGAACATTCCGGTTACCGGCGCAGTAGTGGTTACCACGCCGCAGGACATTGCGCTGATCGACGCCAAAAAAGGCATCGTAATGTTCGAGAAAGTGGAAGTGCCGGTTCTGGGGATCGTCGAGAACATGAGCATGCACATTTGCAGCAACTGCGGCCACCACGAACCGATTTTCGGCACCGGCGGCGCAGAGAAGCTGGCGGAGCAGTATCACACCCAGTTGCTTGGTCAGTTGCCGCTGCACATTACGCTGCGTGAAGATCTGGATAAGGGCACGCCGACGGTAGTCAGCCGCCCGGACAGTGAATTCACGGCAATCTACCGCAATCTTGCGGATCGTGTTGCCGCGCAGCTTTACTGGCAGGGTGAAGTTATTCCTGGCGATATCGCTTTCCGCGCGGTGTAA
- a CDS encoding RcnB family protein, translating to MRKKKMMLLGALLVTASSAFAAPQTATPGATGTQSYEIKDFVADFTKFSIGDTVPEMYRSEEYNIKQWQLRNLPAPEAGSHWTYMGGNYVLITDAEGKILKAYNGDIFYHR from the coding sequence ATGCGTAAAAAGAAAATGATGCTTCTGGGCGCGCTGTTGGTCACCGCCTCCTCGGCGTTTGCGGCTCCGCAGACGGCCACACCGGGGGCGACCGGCACGCAATCGTATGAAATTAAGGACTTTGTTGCCGACTTTACCAAATTCAGTATCGGCGATACCGTGCCAGAAATGTATCGTAGCGAAGAGTACAATATTAAACAGTGGCAGTTGCGTAACCTGCCCGCGCCAGAAGCCGGTAGTCACTGGACTTACATGGGCGGTAACTACGTGCTGATCACCGACGCTGAAGGCAAAATCCTCAAAGCCTATAACGGCGACATTTTCTACCATCGTTAA
- a CDS encoding GNAT family N-acetyltransferase encodes MIIRHWQENDRPFLRTLFLQARRACWTWLDGSEWQLEDFDAVTLDEVIWVAEEEGHRLGFASVYENDNFLHNLFVDPAFLGKGVGSALLKHVQTTFTGTGALKCLLQNKAALAFYERHGWHAEAQGTSPEGDYVLMHYVKQ; translated from the coding sequence GTGATAATCCGCCATTGGCAGGAAAATGACAGGCCGTTCCTGCGTACGCTGTTTTTACAAGCCCGCAGAGCTTGCTGGACCTGGCTCGATGGGAGTGAGTGGCAACTGGAAGACTTTGATGCCGTCACCCTCGATGAAGTGATTTGGGTCGCTGAAGAGGAGGGTCACCGGCTCGGTTTCGCCTCGGTGTACGAAAACGACAACTTCCTGCATAACTTGTTTGTTGACCCGGCCTTTCTGGGCAAAGGGGTCGGCAGCGCACTTCTCAAACATGTACAGACCACGTTTACCGGTACCGGTGCGCTGAAATGCTTGCTGCAGAATAAGGCCGCGCTGGCGTTTTATGAGCGCCACGGCTGGCACGCAGAAGCGCAGGGCACGTCACCGGAAGGGGATTACGTGCTGATGCACTATGTAAAACAGTAA
- a CDS encoding extracellular solute-binding protein — MKKRTLTALILSALAAGQLISLSAHAATKQLNVWEDIKKSVGIQDAVKDFEQKYDVKVNVQEMPYAQQLEKLRLDGPAGIGPDVLVIPNDQLGGAVVQGLLTPLNLDKEKVDAFTPASINAFRLDNTLYGVPKAVETLVLIYNKDLLDKPLQSLPEWLEYSKKQREQNKYGLLAKFDQVYYSWGAIGPMGGYLFGKNDKGGYNPQDIGLNKPGAVEAVTFLKKFYSEGVFPSGILGDNGLNAIDSLFTEKKAAAVINGPWAFQPYEAAGINYGVVPLPNLPDGKPMSSFLGVKGYVVSTWSKDKQLAQQFIEFINQPQYVKTRYIATREIPAQKAMIDDPVIKNDEKASAVAVQAARATAMPGIPEMGEVWGPANAALELSLTGKQEPQAALDAATKQIHMQVEAMQASNQ, encoded by the coding sequence ATGAAAAAGAGAACACTTACCGCACTGATCCTCTCTGCACTGGCGGCCGGCCAGCTTATTAGCCTGTCGGCGCACGCGGCGACAAAGCAGCTTAACGTCTGGGAAGACATCAAAAAGTCCGTCGGTATCCAGGATGCCGTCAAAGATTTTGAGCAAAAGTACGACGTTAAAGTGAACGTGCAGGAGATGCCCTACGCACAGCAACTGGAAAAATTACGCCTTGATGGCCCGGCTGGCATCGGGCCGGATGTGCTGGTTATCCCCAATGATCAGTTGGGCGGCGCGGTTGTGCAAGGGTTGCTGACCCCCCTGAATCTGGACAAAGAAAAGGTTGACGCCTTTACCCCGGCCTCTATCAACGCTTTTCGTCTGGATAACACTCTGTATGGCGTACCGAAAGCGGTAGAAACGCTGGTGCTGATTTACAACAAAGATCTGCTCGACAAGCCGCTGCAAAGCCTGCCGGAGTGGCTTGAGTACTCGAAAAAACAGCGCGAGCAGAACAAATACGGTCTGCTCGCGAAATTTGACCAGGTCTATTACAGCTGGGGCGCCATCGGCCCAATGGGCGGTTACCTGTTCGGCAAAAACGACAAAGGCGGCTACAACCCGCAGGATATCGGCCTGAATAAACCGGGCGCGGTTGAAGCGGTCACCTTCCTGAAAAAATTCTACAGCGAAGGGGTGTTTCCGTCGGGGATCCTCGGCGATAACGGGCTGAATGCCATCGATTCACTGTTTACCGAGAAAAAAGCCGCGGCGGTGATTAACGGCCCGTGGGCTTTCCAGCCTTATGAAGCCGCTGGCATTAATTACGGCGTGGTGCCGCTGCCAAACCTGCCGGACGGCAAACCGATGAGCTCCTTCCTCGGCGTGAAAGGGTATGTCGTCTCCACCTGGAGTAAAGACAAGCAACTGGCGCAGCAATTTATCGAATTTATCAACCAGCCGCAGTACGTGAAAACGCGCTATATCGCCACCCGCGAGATCCCGGCGCAGAAAGCAATGATTGACGATCCGGTCATTAAAAATGACGAAAAAGCCAGCGCAGTGGCGGTACAGGCCGCGCGCGCAACGGCGATGCCGGGCATTCCAGAGATGGGCGAAGTCTGGGGACCGGCAAATGCCGCGCTGGAACTGAGCCTGACTGGCAAGCAGGAACCGCAGGCCGCGCTCGATGCCGCGACCAAACAGATCCATATGCAAGTCGAAGCCATGCAGGCCAGTAACCAGTAA
- a CDS encoding ABC transporter ATP-binding protein, with protein MSNIRLRNVTKRFGDTVTLNNVNLSIEDGEFAVFVGPSGCGKSTMLRMIAGLEEVSEGEVLIGDEVMNDVAPAHRGVSMVFQSYALYPHMTVAENMGYGLKVNKVPKEEIRRQVEMVAKTLQLGHLLDRKPKQLSGGQRQRVAIGRAIVRNPRVFMFDEPLSNLDAELRVEMRLHIARLHQELKTTMVYVTHDQVEAMTLADKIVVMNYGNVEQMGSPMELYYNPKNKFVAGFIGSPKMNFLPATVKAWQPGELTVTLAQGHPLTLAITTSRLEPGATVTLGIRPEHLSTDVTRGTQLEFQCEVVERLGNNTYLFGQCYGHDNIKILLPGDVHFRPWQKITLVFDSPHCMIFDDQDLRVSADIPVPNVD; from the coding sequence ATGTCCAATATACGACTGAGGAATGTCACCAAGCGGTTTGGCGACACGGTGACGCTGAACAATGTGAATCTGTCGATTGAAGACGGCGAGTTTGCCGTATTTGTCGGCCCCTCCGGCTGCGGGAAATCGACCATGCTGCGCATGATTGCGGGACTGGAAGAGGTCAGCGAAGGGGAAGTATTGATTGGCGACGAGGTGATGAACGATGTCGCGCCCGCGCATCGCGGCGTCTCGATGGTGTTCCAGTCTTATGCGCTCTATCCGCATATGACCGTGGCGGAAAATATGGGCTACGGCCTGAAAGTGAACAAAGTGCCGAAGGAGGAGATCCGCCGCCAGGTGGAGATGGTCGCCAAAACTTTACAGCTCGGCCATCTGCTGGACAGAAAGCCGAAACAGCTCTCCGGCGGTCAGCGCCAGCGCGTGGCGATTGGTCGCGCGATTGTGCGTAACCCGCGCGTGTTTATGTTTGATGAACCGCTCTCCAACCTTGATGCCGAACTGCGCGTTGAGATGCGCTTGCATATCGCCCGTCTGCACCAGGAACTGAAAACGACCATGGTGTATGTCACGCATGACCAGGTGGAAGCGATGACGCTGGCCGATAAAATCGTGGTGATGAATTACGGCAACGTCGAGCAGATGGGCTCGCCGATGGAGCTCTATTACAACCCGAAAAACAAGTTTGTCGCCGGATTTATCGGCTCACCGAAGATGAACTTCCTGCCGGCGACGGTGAAAGCGTGGCAGCCCGGCGAGCTTACCGTCACCCTTGCGCAGGGGCATCCGTTAACGCTGGCGATCACGACTTCGCGCCTTGAGCCGGGGGCGACGGTGACGCTGGGGATCCGCCCGGAGCATCTCTCCACCGATGTCACACGCGGTACGCAGTTGGAGTTTCAGTGCGAAGTGGTAGAGCGGCTCGGCAACAATACCTATCTTTTTGGTCAGTGCTACGGCCACGACAACATCAAAATCCTGCTGCCCGGCGATGTGCACTTCCGCCCGTGGCAGAAAATCACCCTCGTCTTCGACAGCCCGCACTGCATGATTTTCGATGACCAGGATCTGCGCGTCAGCGCCGATATTCCGGTGCCGAACGTCGATTAA
- a CDS encoding glycoside hydrolase family 53 protein — MKRFTPALLAVCLCSLSASTFAADALKTRPFSGMPSDFIKGADISTLLDAEKHGAKFYNDKNQQQDALAILKANGVNYVRLRLWVDPKDAQGQAYGGGDNDLATTLALAKRAKAQGMKLLLDFHYSDFWTDPGKQFKPKAWEKMDYAQLKTAIHDYTRDTIARFKQEGVLPDMVQIGNEINSGILWPEGKSWGQGGGEFDRLAGLLTSAIDGLKENLKNGEQVKIMLHLAEGTKNDTFRWWFDEITKRNVPFDVIGLSMYTYWNGPISALQANMDDISKRYNKDVIVVEAAYGYTLANCDNAENSFQEKEEKAGGYPGTVQGQYDYIHDLMQSVINVQGHRGKGIFYWEPTWIAVPGNTWATQAGMNYINDKWKEGNARENQALFDCQGKVLPSVKVFN, encoded by the coding sequence ATGAAAAGATTTACACCCGCTCTGCTTGCTGTTTGTCTCTGTAGTTTGTCCGCCAGCACGTTTGCCGCCGACGCGTTAAAGACGCGCCCGTTCAGCGGCATGCCGTCCGACTTTATTAAAGGGGCTGATATTTCCACGCTGTTGGATGCCGAAAAGCACGGGGCGAAGTTTTATAACGACAAAAATCAGCAACAGGATGCGCTCGCCATCCTGAAAGCCAACGGCGTTAACTATGTGCGCCTGCGTTTGTGGGTCGATCCGAAAGATGCGCAGGGCCAGGCTTACGGCGGCGGCGATAACGATCTGGCGACCACGCTGGCGCTGGCAAAACGGGCGAAAGCGCAGGGCATGAAACTGCTGCTCGATTTTCACTACAGCGATTTCTGGACCGATCCCGGCAAACAGTTCAAACCGAAAGCCTGGGAAAAAATGGATTATGCGCAGCTAAAAACGGCAATCCACGATTATACCCGCGACACCATCGCCCGCTTTAAGCAGGAGGGCGTGCTGCCGGATATGGTGCAAATCGGCAACGAAATTAACTCCGGCATACTGTGGCCGGAAGGCAAAAGCTGGGGGCAGGGCGGCGGCGAGTTTGACCGTCTTGCGGGGCTGCTCACTTCAGCGATTGACGGGCTGAAGGAGAACCTGAAAAACGGCGAACAGGTGAAGATCATGCTGCACCTGGCGGAGGGCACCAAAAACGATACCTTCCGCTGGTGGTTTGATGAAATCACCAAACGCAATGTGCCGTTCGACGTAATTGGCCTGTCGATGTATACCTACTGGAACGGGCCGATAAGCGCGTTGCAGGCCAATATGGACGACATCAGCAAGCGCTACAACAAAGATGTGATTGTGGTGGAAGCGGCTTACGGCTATACGCTGGCTAACTGCGATAACGCGGAAAACAGCTTCCAGGAGAAAGAAGAGAAAGCGGGCGGCTACCCTGGCACGGTGCAGGGGCAATATGACTATATTCACGATTTAATGCAGTCCGTGATTAATGTTCAGGGCCATCGCGGTAAAGGTATTTTTTATTGGGAGCCAACCTGGATTGCCGTACCGGGAAATACCTGGGCGACACAGGCGGGAATGAATTATATCAACGATAAGTGGAAAGAGGGCAACGCGCGGGAAAATCAGGCGCTGTTTGATTGTCAGGGAAAAGTGCTGCCCTCAGTGAAAGTCTTTAATTAA
- a CDS encoding carbohydrate ABC transporter permease translates to MIISPSENFAKTQAGRHAWCGLLLAIVPGFGQFYHRQWLKGLIFLVLLSSFTGIFYDFLREGIWGLYTLGEEVPRDNSIFLLAEGIISLLIIAFGLVVWYLSLRDAWINGKKRDEGKPLNSVRKQYQLLLSDGFPYLMITPGFILLVFVVIFPILFGFSIAFTNYNLYHTPPAKLVDWVGLKNFVNIFTLSIWRSTFLDVLQWTVVWTLLATTLQCTVGVLLAILVNQKDLRFKPLVRTIFILPWAVPGFVTILVFAGMFNDSFGVINNAILAFFGIASKAWLTDPFWTKTALIMMQTWLGFPFVFAMTTGVLQAIPDDLYEAAKMDGASTWTRLRTITLPLVLYSIAPIIITQYTFNFNNFNIIYLFNNGGPAVAGANAGGTDILVSWIYKLTMSSSQYAIAATITILLSIFVVGLALWQFRATKSFKNDDMA, encoded by the coding sequence GTGATTATCAGTCCCAGCGAGAATTTTGCCAAAACGCAAGCAGGGCGTCATGCGTGGTGCGGGCTGCTGCTGGCCATTGTGCCGGGCTTTGGTCAGTTTTATCATCGCCAGTGGCTAAAAGGCCTTATCTTCCTTGTCCTGCTGAGCAGTTTTACCGGTATTTTTTATGATTTTTTGCGCGAGGGGATCTGGGGGTTATATACCCTTGGCGAAGAAGTCCCGCGCGATAACTCGATCTTTTTGCTGGCGGAAGGGATCATCAGCCTGCTGATCATCGCCTTTGGTCTGGTGGTCTGGTATCTGTCGCTACGCGATGCATGGATCAACGGCAAAAAGCGCGACGAAGGTAAGCCGCTGAACAGCGTGCGCAAACAGTATCAACTGCTGCTCAGCGACGGTTTTCCCTACCTGATGATCACGCCCGGCTTCATCCTGCTGGTGTTTGTGGTGATTTTCCCGATCCTGTTCGGCTTCTCTATCGCTTTCACCAACTACAACCTCTATCACACGCCGCCCGCCAAACTGGTGGACTGGGTGGGATTAAAGAATTTCGTCAATATCTTTACCTTGTCGATCTGGCGTTCGACCTTCCTCGATGTGTTGCAGTGGACGGTGGTCTGGACGCTGCTGGCGACCACTTTGCAATGCACCGTTGGCGTGCTGCTGGCGATCCTGGTGAACCAGAAAGATTTGCGCTTCAAGCCGCTGGTACGCACCATTTTTATTCTGCCGTGGGCGGTACCGGGCTTTGTCACCATTCTGGTCTTTGCCGGAATGTTTAACGACTCATTTGGCGTGATTAACAACGCCATTCTGGCTTTCTTCGGTATTGCGTCAAAAGCGTGGCTGACCGATCCGTTCTGGACGAAAACCGCGCTGATCATGATGCAAACCTGGCTCGGCTTCCCGTTTGTCTTTGCCATGACCACCGGGGTGTTGCAGGCGATTCCTGACGATCTGTACGAAGCGGCGAAAATGGACGGCGCCAGCACCTGGACCCGGCTGCGCACCATTACGCTGCCGCTGGTGCTCTACTCAATTGCGCCGATCATCATCACTCAGTACACCTTCAATTTTAATAACTTCAACATTATCTACCTGTTTAACAACGGCGGTCCGGCGGTGGCGGGCGCGAACGCAGGCGGCACCGATATCCTGGTGTCGTGGATCTACAAACTGACGATGTCCTCTTCGCAGTACGCGATTGCGGCGACCATCACCATTTTGCTGTCGATTTTCGTTGTCGGCCTGGCGTTGTGGCAGTTCCGCGCCACCAAATCTTTTAAAAACGATGACATGGCATAA